One region of Drosophila subobscura isolate 14011-0131.10 chromosome J, UCBerk_Dsub_1.0, whole genome shotgun sequence genomic DNA includes:
- the LOC117893049 gene encoding mucin-5AC, with translation MKIHRSNESFCRCWLLFFVALLVAEAQEAAAAAATSTTVSETQTNATNGAIRQPAEGGGREPRQLQLGVQQNVTAAATATVAATAAASDGESRNSAEILSPSDVDAVGDKPTTYRPSGANRPSLAPPLNSAQDRERKLMNVLAARRTALHRGGFRTRLGGTTGRSGIAQAGAAAAAAVESTSKSPSDPRSVCIRNCTKNFTRRTTASCMRQCANFTRMAMAGTMEQQRAAGNSSAALPKASHMKVGGGGAAAGGSGDRDTNEILFSDESSHGLFVVAKEQNDTLNHIAAGTKPTVRGKAASMEEQDEDEDDDELKPYVYFGAKLPPIRPAGLTIKAAEGDDQHPRVLEVSVAQSTSPSPTSRPTVSTRRPLTAVERSRSRYKYHMRERGIVAAVDPPPPAAAAVVAAPVSRTRYVGSGRPTAGLQAEAELAKGAPVMVRRKPPASSSSTPLIITVLSAEEDTTMGQAEVQTEATTSSTTSTTAKPTTTTSTTTTTQTPSTTTRRTTTKATTTTTAKTTTTSSTTSSTTTSTTTVPSVPSTTPKRKSIIEKDTELIRALGPALTQEINIEDQNNLIIFCNNTSDCGATPRTTHHTQLAHTTDSSPKILRTTVLTSVRSTVHPWTTTSSTTPAAATLPANVYIGVVESSSSATPQLDISSTIVIANERDVDLELRRMNLVTLVLVAVGVIPLAAIILYLVRNYVVRRRAKKHGEVFDVCITDQQPISPVKKVDSKYQLDEEEDEVDHHHHQQQQQQQHHHQAMPLRDANHNRYSMDDKTSLASEYQDFERSNIRLKSLLGEGNFGQVWKAEADDLSGHFGATRIVAVKTIRACSAQVSLKDEANIMRKLGSHQNVVTLLGACVESEPHMLIMEYAMRGRLLSLLRAARSATNILPASVPGGRSLAPLSPRTLAGFALDIACGMEYIAGRRIVHRDLAARNVLLDHNGMCKICDFGMSIDLDAERMRKEQEKNAANDILRSNALKFKFDFGSRYILQHWQHTFGNTGHHQGQHGHCSKEHQSEKKSSHGHDTIGKRHALPIRWMAPESLQYHMFTTETDIWAFGIVLWEIATLGSTPYSQQTGREVIRRVPQGLRPELPKESRHEFYNLMSRCWHKDPHMRPSFAQSRLEITRSLHKWVDDDSAASDYMDVSGFSEDLEHGVVYFNHRISEFECEI, from the exons ATGAAAATTCATCGAAGCAATGAATCATTTTGCCgttgctggttgttgtttttcgtgGCATTGTTGGTGGCTGAGgcacaagaagcagcagcagcagcagcaacatcgacGACAGTAAGTGAAACGCAGACGAATGCAACAAATGGTGCAATTAGACAGCCAGCAGAGGGAGGCGGCAGGGAGCCCCGGCAGCTACAACTGGgagtgcaacaaaatgtgacagcagcagccacagccacagtcgcagccacagccgccgccagTGACGGGGAAAGCCGAAATTCAGCGGAAATTTTGAGCCCCAGCGATGTGG ATGCTGTCGGGGATAAGCCCACGACGTATCGACCCTCGGGCGCCAATCGGCCATCGCTGGCGCCGCCCCTCAACTCGGCACAGGATCGGGAGCGCAAGCTGATGAATGTGCTGGCTGCCAGGCGCACGGCACTGCATCGCGGTGGCTTTCGCACGCGACTCGGCGGCACCACGGGACGCAGCGGCATAGCTCAAGCgggagctgcagcggcggctgcggtGGAGAGCACCTCCAAGTCGCCGAGCGATCCGCGTTCCGTGTGCATCAGGAATTGCACCAAGAACTTTACGCGCCGCACCACCGCCAGCTGCATGCGGCAGTGCGCCAACTTCACTCGCATGGCCATGGCGGGCaccatggagcagcagcgtgcGGCGGGGAACAGTTCCGCGGCGCTGCCCAAGGCATCCCACATGAAGGTGGGCGGTGGAGGAGCGGCGGCAGGTGGCAGCGGGGATCGCGACACCAACGAGATTCTCTTCAGCGATGAGTCCTCGCACGGGCTGTTTGTGGTGGCCAAGGAGCAGAACGACACGCTGAACCACATTGCAGCTGGCACCAAGCCCACGGTGCGTGGCAAGGCCGCATCCATGGAGGAgcaggacgaggatgaggatgacgatgagCTGAAGCCGTACGTTTATTTCGGTGCCAAGTTGCCGCCAATACGACCCGCTGGACTCACCATCAAGGCAGCCGAAGGCGATGACCAGCATCCGCGTGTGCTGGAAGTTTCGGTGGCTCAaagcaccagccccagccccaccagCAGACCCACAGTGTCCACGCGACGCCCGCTGACCGCCGTGGagcgcagtcgcagccgctaCAAATATCACATGCGGGAACGTGGCATAGTCGCAGCGGTTGACCCAccaccacctgctgctgctgctgtggttgcaGCGCCGGTGAGCCGCACGCGTTATGTGGGCTCGGGGCGACCCACGGCGGGACTGCAGGCGGAAGCGGAGCTGGCCAAGGGAGCTCCGGTGATGGTGCGCCGGAAGCCGCccgcttcctcctcctccactccgCTCATCATTACAGTGCTGAGCGCGGAGGAGGATACAACGATGGGACAGGCAGAAGTGCAAACAGAGGCgacaaccagcagcaccaccagcaccacagcgAAGCCCACAACAACCACGAGCACGACAACCACCACTCAGACACCCAGCACCACCACGAGAAGAACAACCACAAAAgcaaccaccacaacaacagcaaagacaaCTACGACAAGCAGCACCACTTCCAGCACCACCACGAGCACCACAACCGTCCCTTCAGTCCCCTCAACCACGCCCAAGCGCAAGAGCATCATCGAAAAGGACACGGAGCTCATACGCGCCTTGGGTCCCGCGCTCACCCAAGAGATCAACATTGAGGATCAAAACAATTTGATCATCTTCTGCAACAACACCTCCGATTGTGGCGCCACGCCGcgcaccacacaccacacacagctgGCACACACCACGGACTCCAGTCCGAAGATACTGCGCACCACAGTGCTGACTTCGGTGCGTTCCACAGTGCATCCGTGGacaaccaccagcagcaccacaccagctgctgccacactccCCGCTAATGTGTACATTGGAGTGGTGGAatcctcatcctctgccacacCGCAGCTGGACATAAGCTCCACAATTGTGATTGCCAACGAGCGGGATGTGGATCTGGAGCTGCGGCGCATGAATCTCGTCActctggtgctggtggccgTGGGCGTTATACCCCTAGCAGCCATCATCCTCTATCTGGTGCGCAATTATGTGGTGCGACGCAGGGCCAAGAAGCATGGCGAGGTCTTTGATGTGTGCATCACGGACCAGCAGCCCATCAGTCCGGTGAAGAAGGTGGACTCCAAGTACCagctggacgaggaggaggacgaggtggatcatcatcatcaccaacagcaacaacagcagcaacaccatcatCAGGCTATGCCTTTGCGTGATGCCAATCACAATCGCTACTCGATGGATGACAAGACATCGCTGGCCAGCGAGTATCAGGACTTTGAGCGCAGCAACATACGCCTGAAGAGCCTGCTCGGCGAGGGCAACTTTGGGCAGGTGTGGAAGGCGGAGGCGGATGATCTCAGCGGACACTTTGGCGCCACACGCATTGTGGCCGTCAAGACAATACGCGCCTGCAGCGCCCAGGTGAGCCTCAAGGATGAGGCAAACATAATGCGGAAACTCGGCTCCCACCAGAATGTGGTGACGCTGCTGGGCGCCTGCGTGGAAAGTG AACCCCACATGCTGATCATGGAGTATGCCATGCGTGGCCGTCTGCTGTCGCTCTTGAGAGCTGCGCGCAGTGCGACAAATATTCTGCCCGCCTCTGTGCCCGGGGGACGCAGCTTGGCGCCACTGTCGCCGCGCACACTGGCGGGCTTTGCGCTGGACATTGCCTGCGGCATGGAGTACATAGCAGGGCGTAGg ATTGTTCATCGCGATTTGGCCGCTCGCAACGTGCTCCTCGATCACAATGGCATGTGCAAGATTTGTGATTTTGGCATGTCCATTGATCTGGATGCGGAGCGCATGcgcaaggagcaggagaagaatGCTGCGAATGATATACTCCGCAGCAATGCGTTGAAGTTTAAGTTCGATTTTGGCAGTCGCTACATTctgcagcactggcagcacaCCTTTGGCAACACGGGGCACCACCAGGGGCAGCATGGCCACTGCTCGAAGGAGCACCAGTCGGAGAAGAAGTCCTCGCATGGCCATGACACAATTGGCAAGCGGCACGCGCTGCCCATACGCTGGATGGCGCCCGAGAGTCTCCAGTATCACATGTTCACCACCGAAACGGACATTTGGGCCTTTGGCATTGTCCTCTGGGAGATTGCAACATTGG GTTCCACGCCGTACTCCCAGCAAACGGGCCGCGAGGTGATACGCCGCGTGCCCCAGGGTCTGCGTCCCGAGCTGCCCAAGGAGAGCCGCCACGAGTTCTACAATCTGATGTCCCGCTGCTGGCACAAGGATCCACACATGCGACCCTCATTCGCGCAGTCCCGCCTGGAGATCACCCGATCCCTGCACAAATGGGTGGACGATGATTCGGCTGCCTCCGACTACATGGATGTCAGTGGCTTCAGTGAGGATCTCGAGCATGGTGTGGTGTACTTCAACCATCGCATATCCGAATTTGAATGTGAAATATGA